A part of Vulpes lagopus strain Blue_001 chromosome 4, ASM1834538v1, whole genome shotgun sequence genomic DNA contains:
- the LOC121488845 gene encoding histidine triad nucleotide-binding protein 1-like, translating to MGEDKLKRKEGKDLKMQRLGKIKTMQSLAEEAARADEIAKAQATWPGGDMIFRKIIRKEIPAKIIFEDDQCLAFHDISPQAPTHFLVIPKKHISQISVAEDDDESLLGHLMIVGKKCAADLSLKNYYRMVVNEGSDGGQSDYHVHLHVLGGRQMNWPPG from the exons atgggagaagataaacTTAAGAGGAAGGAGGGCAAGGATCTGAAAATGCAGCGTTTGGGGAAGATCAAGACCATGCAGAGTCTGGCTGAG GAGGCTGCAAGGGCTGATGAGATTGCCAAGGCTCAGGCCACCTGGCCTGGAGGTGACATGATCTTCAGAAAGATCATACGCAAGGAAATCCCAGCCAAAATCATTTTTGAGGATGACCAGTGTCTTGCTTTCCATGACATTTCCCCTCAAGCACCAACTCATTTTCTGGTGATACCCAAGAAACATATTTCCCAGATTTCTGTAGCGGAAGATGATGATGAAAGTCTTCTTGGGCATTTAATGATTGTTGGCAAGAAATGTGCTGCTGATCTGAGCCTGAAGAATTATTATCGAATGGTGGTGAATGAAGGTTCAGATGGGGGACAGTCTGACTATCATGTTCATCTCCATGTCCTTGGAGGCCGGCAGATGAATTGGCCTCCTGGTTAA